From Myxococcus virescens:
CGGCGTATCTTGGGAGACACCCGCGCCGCCGTGAAGCTGGATGGCGTCATCCACCACCTTCTGGAGGACACTTGGCGCGACGACCTTGATGGCGGAAATCTCTGTCATGGCTCCGAGCGCCCCCACCTGGTCCATCTTCCAGGCCGCGTAGAGCGTCAGGAGCCGCGCCTGGTCGATGGCGATGCGAGCCTCCGCCACCTTCTCTCGGTTTCCCCCCAGGTTGAGGAGCGGTTTCCCGAAGGCCGTGCGCTTCATGCCCCGGTCAATCATCAGCTCCAGGGACCGCTCCGCCGCTCCGATGCAGCGCATGCAGTGGTGGATGCGCCCCGGCCCGAGCCGGCCCTGGGCAATCTCGAAGCCCATCCCCGGTCCGGCGATGATGTTGTCGCGAGGCACCCGCACGTCCTGGAAGTGGACCTCGCCGTGGCCGTGGGGCGCGTCGTAGTCGCCGTAGACGGGGAGCATGCGGCGGATGTTCACGCCCGGCGCGTCCAGTGGCACCAGCACCATGGAGTGCTGGTGGTGGCGGTCTCCTCCGGTGTCGGGCGTGCGGGCCATGAAGATGACCACCTTCGCGTTGGGGTGCCCCAGCCCGCTGGACCACCACTTGCTGCCATTGAGGACGACCTCGTCGCCGTCGACGATGGCGGTGGCCGCCATGTTGGTGGCATCCGACGAGGCCACGTCCGGCTCCGTCATGCAGAACACCGAGCGGATGTCTCCGGCCAGCAGCGGCTTCAGCCAGCGCTCCTGCTGCGCCTGGGAGCCGTACTTCCAGAGCACCTCCATGTTGCCGGTGTCCGGGGCGCTGCAGTTGAAGACCTCGGGGGCGATGAAGCTGCGACCGGTCTCCTCGGCGATGGGGGCGTACTCCAGCGTGCTGAGCCCGGCGCCGAGCT
This genomic window contains:
- a CDS encoding acyl-CoA dehydrogenase family protein, with translation MDFEPSERAKDYLERVKRFMSEHILPAEARYHEELRATAQGGDWKTWRVPPVMEELKALAKTQGLWNLFLPDEKLGAGLSTLEYAPIAEETGRSFIAPEVFNCSAPDTGNMEVLWKYGSQAQQERWLKPLLAGDIRSVFCMTEPDVASSDATNMAATAIVDGDEVVLNGSKWWSSGLGHPNAKVVIFMARTPDTGGDRHHQHSMVLVPLDAPGVNIRRMLPVYGDYDAPHGHGEVHFQDVRVPRDNIIAGPGMGFEIAQGRLGPGRIHHCMRCIGAAERSLELMIDRGMKRTAFGKPLLNLGGNREKVAEARIAIDQARLLTLYAAWKMDQVGALGAMTEISAIKVVAPSVLQKVVDDAIQLHGGAGVSQDTPLAGFFAQARSLRLADGPDEVHKGLIARIELSKRGFSRS